The sequence below is a genomic window from Patescibacteria group bacterium.
CTAGAGCACTTGCTATTTAAAGGTACCACCAAGCGGCCAGAGGCAAGAATTATATCCGAAGAAGTGGATTCGGTGGGCGGCTATATGAACGCCTACACGGCCGAAGATCACACCTGCTATTATATTAAACTCCCCAAAAATTATGTGGGCTTGGCATTTAATATCCTGGCCGATATCATCACGGACCCACTATTTAAGCCCGAAGAGGTGGAGCGTGAGCGAGGAGTTATCCTAGAGGAAATGAATGTTTATAAGGATGATCCAGGCAGGTATGTCTATGATTTGGTAGGAGACTTGCTGTGGCCCAGAGATAACCTTAGAACCAATATTATCGGCACTGCAGATATAATTTCCAAGATGCCCCGGCAGTTGATTATTGATTATTTTAAAAGCTTGTATTGCATGGATAACCTAGTTATTTCCGTTGCGGGCAATGTTAGCCATGCCAAGATATTAGAACTCGCAGAGGACCAGCTAGCCGGCTTTAGTAGCAAAACCAGAAGAGGCTATGAAAAGATAAAGCATGGCCAATCAGAACAGATATCTAGTATTATTCACCAAGATACCAATCAGACTCATATGATCGTAGCTGGCCGAGCACCCCAGATAGACGCCGAGGATGAAGCATCTATGAAGATACTAAGCACATTGCTCGGATCCGGAATGAGCTCGAGGCTATTTTTAAATGTTCGCGAACGGAAGGCTCTGGCATATAGCATTTATATGGGCTACGGTAATTATGTAGATAGTGGCAAATTCGAGATCTACGCGGGGGTTAATAATGACAAGGTAGAGGAGGCTGTCGGTGCAATTGCCGAGGAGCTTATTAAGGTTCGTGCCGATGGTGTTGGAAAGCGAGAGCTAGATAAAGCCAAAGAGCAAGTTAGGGGTAGGATGGTGATGGGCCTAGAAAGCAACTCCTCTGTGGCCGATGCAATGGGTAGCGACCTAATCATTAGCGGTAAGGTCTGGACATTAGCTGAGATGATATCTAAAATAGACGCCGTGAGCACAGATTCCGTACTCAAAGTAGCTAATAAATACTTGCAGCCGGGGGATTTGCACTTTGCAGCTATCGGGCCAATAGAACCCGAAATACTTCAAAACATCGAGCAACTTTTACGGACCAAATAAATATTTTAAGTAAAGGAGGATAAATAATGGAAAAATCTTTAATTTTAGTTAAGCCAGACGGCCTGCAAAGGGGTTTGGTAGGCGAGATAATTTCGCGCTTTGAGCGTAAGGGGCTAAAGATTATTGGCCTAAAGATGCTTAGTATCGAGGATGCCACATTAGAGCAGCACTACGAGCATATTGCCGATAAGCCATTTTTTGCCGATATTAAGGTTTTTATGAAAAGTTCACCACTTGTAGCCATCGCCCTAGAGGGCGGGGAAGGTGCAGTAGCCGCCATTAGAACTCTAGTCGGACCTACTAAAGGGCAAGAGGCTCCAGCAGGCACAATCCGTGGTGACTTCGGGTTGTCTGGCTCGAGCAACCTTGTTCATGCCTCAGACAGCGTAGAGACCGGCCGGACAGAGGTAGATAGGTTTTTTGGTAGCGATGAGCTGTTTGAATACACCAAGACTGATTTACAGCATGTCTATGGCAAGTAATTAGCTTAAAAAAATTTGCAAGTTTTAACCCCGTCCAATATTGCAGACGGGGTTAAATTCTGAGATTTTTTCTCAGTTATGGGGTGTTGATAGTGCGCTGATCGTGAAGATTGATCACAAAATTGTCTTCTGTGAACACAAAATCTTTCCACGGCGAGTGCTCATTGGGGCGCTTAGCGCCTTTCTTTCGGTTGGGTATGCTGTACCTACTCTTCCTCTTCGCGACATGCCCCTGCTTCTTGCGGCGTGATTTCCTCTTTCGAGGAGGCCTCACCTTTTTTGGCATTCCTACTACTGACAAATCCGTTACTCTCCCCCTGTAGACAAGCTGTCGATACGACAGCAACCTTGAATTAAGGTTGCTATACATTATCACAGCCTAATGGGGTAGTGCAAGCCTAGGCGCCAGGCTAGATTCCCTCCGCTAGCCAGCGGACTAGCCGAACCCTGTGTTCGATCCCAGGCAAACTAACAAAGCCTACAAGCCATGAAGGCTAATAGACTTTGGTACCCTGGGAGGGAAGGCGGCTAAAGCCTTTTTCGTTAAGTGCTCGCTAAATAATCAAACAAGTTTGTTATTTGTCTGCGCGCTTTACTGCACCGAACCCTGGGTTCTTTCTCATTGTACCAATATCATTTGCTATCTGCGACAGCCAATAATATTGGTACCCTGGGAGGGAATCGAACCCCCGACGCTCTCCTTAGGACGGAGACGCTCTATCCACTGAGCTACCAGGGCATGTTTATATTATAACCCATCTTCTATAAGATTGACAAAATACAGCATAAGTTGTGTAGTTCTAGTTCTTAGCCCGCACCCTGCGAGCTCCGGACCCTGGAAGGGTAAATATGGAATGCCAAGCCTGTGCACTTACGAATGGACGGGGGCAGCGCTTATTAATTGCCCCAACTGCGATGCAACCATTGGGGAGACCCCAGAGTTGCCTGCATCCGCTCAAACTCAAACTCAAACTCAAACTGCCGCTGAAC
It includes:
- a CDS encoding pitrilysin family protein: MSASLHKISTLQNGAKIVTRTMEDTESVTVSFFLGAGGRYENMKTEYGAAHFLEHLLFKGTTKRPEARIISEEVDSVGGYMNAYTAEDHTCYYIKLPKNYVGLAFNILADIITDPLFKPEEVERERGVILEEMNVYKDDPGRYVYDLVGDLLWPRDNLRTNIIGTADIISKMPRQLIIDYFKSLYCMDNLVISVAGNVSHAKILELAEDQLAGFSSKTRRGYEKIKHGQSEQISSIIHQDTNQTHMIVAGRAPQIDAEDEASMKILSTLLGSGMSSRLFLNVRERKALAYSIYMGYGNYVDSGKFEIYAGVNNDKVEEAVGAIAEELIKVRADGVGKRELDKAKEQVRGRMVMGLESNSSVADAMGSDLIISGKVWTLAEMISKIDAVSTDSVLKVANKYLQPGDLHFAAIGPIEPEILQNIEQLLRTK
- the ndk gene encoding nucleoside-diphosphate kinase: MEKSLILVKPDGLQRGLVGEIISRFERKGLKIIGLKMLSIEDATLEQHYEHIADKPFFADIKVFMKSSPLVAIALEGGEGAVAAIRTLVGPTKGQEAPAGTIRGDFGLSGSSNLVHASDSVETGRTEVDRFFGSDELFEYTKTDLQHVYGK